One bacterium DNA window includes the following coding sequences:
- a CDS encoding CHAT domain-containing protein, giving the protein MNLIQKNIWLSLKIYLIIALFTAIIGLIILLTQFERKVNGIYQETVVLNARQKALLDSQEVINRYRVLTQEAILDSVKRIDRRWQEMISEYANRDELLDSSGHVERGSKKPWEDDDYLYEREPTKRIAANDSNGSDKIAADEREILRLLGLEPDSLSHDTTSQKENRADRILLYRYPTIECPAAVAASDSFALLISLTERLLTKEVQIILGDTNNRGQIGLSLLRRESWKITAVINAPDFSIYKGSNISTFILPLKGDSQPAIFYLCANPILEQRKITKIYVSFWNEDGFLARSVREIVIENKNMKKKPDSTLALQALLSRSSSDIKSLVTQARRATIHGHQENPDLTVEYIQNKDVIMVNIHSKFFNFSSEEYAKPDGLSDFVQSYYHQFVQYERRDVSPVVPSEAIANVEKDQTLSLCRSFGRELYKRYAPPNLKAIFWKLVDKLGNDFQSIQFYSNDPLIPWALMRPYRGTEERDFLGMDFNVGLWPVDKSDEVDDKPPSVLLWKALAVVAPNYRDQLFLKNQENEIKVLQSFKNFIRFPGDYASVKALFSLPPQGIIHFCGHGQVIPSQFGHYEYQIVLEHGSLSVRIMQGFLPKINIGQHPLVFFNACEVGQSNQIANFVEGWAPMLLEAGASGYIGGLWPISDQGAAEFAIDFYTNLSHGLQKGPIKVTEILQKTRRRFFETGDPTYLSYVYYGDSNLKLEMDAEKE; this is encoded by the coding sequence ATGAATTTAATACAAAAGAATATATGGTTATCATTAAAGATCTATTTGATCATAGCGCTTTTCACCGCTATTATCGGGCTTATTATTTTATTAACACAATTTGAGCGGAAAGTTAACGGCATTTATCAGGAAACCGTAGTACTAAATGCCAGACAAAAAGCTCTGCTGGATTCCCAAGAAGTTATCAACCGATATAGGGTATTAACTCAGGAGGCTATTCTTGATTCCGTAAAAAGAATCGACCGGCGCTGGCAAGAAATGATAAGTGAATATGCAAATCGAGATGAATTACTTGATTCTTCTGGTCATGTTGAGAGAGGCAGTAAGAAACCGTGGGAGGATGATGACTATTTGTATGAACGAGAGCCAACAAAGAGGATTGCAGCCAATGATTCAAACGGATCTGATAAGATAGCAGCAGACGAACGCGAGATCCTGCGTTTGTTAGGTTTAGAGCCTGATTCCCTCAGTCACGATACTACATCCCAAAAGGAGAACAGAGCAGATAGAATATTGCTCTATCGATATCCAACAATAGAATGCCCTGCAGCGGTAGCGGCGAGTGATTCGTTCGCATTGCTTATATCCTTGACGGAAAGATTGCTCACTAAAGAAGTCCAGATCATTTTAGGTGATACGAACAACAGAGGGCAAATAGGTTTGAGTTTACTGCGCCGCGAATCCTGGAAGATTACGGCGGTGATAAATGCCCCGGACTTTTCGATCTATAAAGGATCAAATATTTCGACCTTCATCCTGCCACTTAAAGGCGATTCACAGCCGGCGATTTTTTATCTTTGTGCTAACCCAATCCTGGAGCAAAGGAAAATAACAAAAATCTATGTCTCCTTTTGGAATGAAGACGGCTTTCTCGCCCGTAGTGTTCGTGAAATCGTTATAGAAAATAAGAATATGAAAAAGAAGCCAGATAGTACACTCGCTCTCCAGGCACTCCTCTCCCGATCGAGCTCAGATATTAAGAGCCTGGTTACTCAAGCTAGGCGGGCTACGATCCATGGTCATCAAGAAAATCCAGATCTCACCGTGGAGTATATCCAGAACAAGGACGTAATAATGGTCAACATCCATAGTAAATTTTTTAATTTTAGCTCCGAGGAATACGCCAAACCAGACGGCTTGTCCGATTTTGTGCAGTCATACTATCACCAATTTGTGCAATATGAAAGAAGGGATGTCTCGCCCGTTGTACCGTCTGAGGCCATTGCTAACGTTGAAAAAGACCAAACTCTCTCCCTTTGTCGATCATTCGGCCGAGAGCTTTATAAAAGGTATGCACCACCGAACTTGAAGGCTATCTTTTGGAAACTGGTTGATAAACTTGGTAATGACTTTCAATCGATTCAGTTCTATTCAAATGATCCACTAATTCCATGGGCATTGATGAGGCCTTATCGTGGTACTGAGGAGAGAGATTTTTTAGGAATGGACTTTAATGTTGGGCTTTGGCCTGTAGACAAGAGTGACGAGGTCGATGACAAGCCTCCATCCGTTTTACTTTGGAAGGCGCTCGCAGTTGTCGCACCGAATTATCGCGATCAACTATTTTTAAAAAATCAAGAAAACGAAATTAAAGTACTTCAGTCTTTTAAAAATTTCATCCGATTTCCAGGCGATTATGCTAGTGTAAAAGCACTTTTTAGCTTACCGCCTCAGGGCATAATTCATTTTTGTGGACACGGTCAAGTCATTCCATCTCAATTTGGACATTATGAATATCAGATAGTTCTCGAACATGGAAGTTTAAGTGTACGGATCATGCAAGGATTCTTACCAAAAATAAATATAGGACAGCATCCTCTTGTCTTTTTCAATGCCTGTGAAGTTGGGCAATCTAACCAGATTGCCAATTTTGTTGAAGGATGGGCACCAATGCTGCTGGAGGCGGGGGCAAGTGGGTATATCGGGGGATTATGGCCAATAAGCGACCAAGGAGCAGCAGAATTTGCTATTGATTTTTATACGAACCTATCTCATGGCCTGCAGAAGGGGCCAATCAAAGTAACTGAAATCTTACAAAAGACACGGCGCAGGTTTTTTGAAACTGGCGACCCAACCTATTTGTCCTATGTCTACTATGGGGACTCCAACCTGAAATTGGAAATGGATGCAGAGAAAGAATGA
- a CDS encoding caspase family protein has protein sequence MKSLKALSSVLILSFSCHLTAMHPGREDTRNSNQITERIPVEKSAANIALLIGINSYPNMPQNRQLKGCINDVLLMKKLLIEQFGFKEDNIKTLLNSEATRENIETSFNNFLIAQASPKKQVLFYYSGHGAKMTDLNNDEMDGYDEAIVPYDGGNQRDQALYIVDEILGAWIEVLTKKCKNVTVILDCCHSGSGTRGGFDLFDARARFADTLKLDLPHARGSRTEIPKGPSGFLPPNPNYVLISGSADNELSWEIGSNGALTKALYEALSTPESKTYREVMYQVAAKVLLKLPDQHPQIEGGRRDAQVFGELGKVDQYLTINKRSLNRIQLSGGSAHRVTPGSVYAIFKPGTKNKADSSRYLGDVTVSSDVEAFTAWADPRDPGIDLPLHASAFERFHHYGDMQLPILLELKQDPAFFGEVKRALEEYRKQEDLVKIVSGNEDYAVKLTLSPDRKILLLKGQDQRDIKAFARDTLDLAMHLLPQLTKIARWRNLFDLENRADLKVSLSLHRWASYDSQQKRPVGPMPIEETAGGTMVFHDQDIFTVTFKNNGDREVYCYLLDLGSSGKITYLFPGRGAKDRPLAPGDSVSSYAMQISLPEGLNAIKLIATNNPADFSVLEQEGYRAVGRGQAAPSGIESPLGRLLNLAYGGTRDTSVIDASPIDEWTTAMAAFVIKPKASN, from the coding sequence ATGAAATCTCTTAAAGCGCTTTCCTCGGTCTTGATCCTTTCATTTTCGTGCCATTTGACGGCTATGCACCCAGGACGAGAGGATACTCGGAACTCAAATCAGATCACAGAACGAATACCGGTTGAAAAATCGGCTGCGAATATCGCCTTGCTCATCGGCATCAATAGTTATCCCAACATGCCGCAGAACCGGCAACTTAAAGGCTGCATCAATGATGTACTCCTCATGAAAAAACTTCTAATCGAACAATTTGGTTTTAAAGAAGACAATATAAAAACGCTTCTCAATTCAGAAGCTACCAGGGAAAATATCGAGACATCTTTTAATAATTTCCTGATCGCACAAGCCAGTCCGAAAAAGCAGGTTCTATTTTATTACAGCGGTCACGGCGCTAAAATGACCGATCTGAACAACGATGAGATGGATGGGTATGATGAAGCGATCGTTCCCTATGACGGCGGCAATCAAAGAGACCAGGCGCTGTATATTGTCGACGAAATTTTGGGCGCCTGGATTGAAGTTCTGACCAAAAAGTGCAAAAACGTAACGGTTATCCTGGATTGCTGCCATTCCGGTTCCGGAACACGCGGCGGTTTCGATCTGTTCGATGCGCGGGCACGATTCGCTGATACCCTGAAACTGGATCTGCCGCACGCCAGAGGCTCTAGGACGGAAATTCCCAAAGGTCCCTCCGGCTTTCTTCCTCCCAATCCCAACTATGTGTTGATCTCCGGCAGCGCTGATAACGAACTATCCTGGGAAATTGGCAGTAATGGCGCTCTTACAAAAGCTCTGTATGAAGCCCTCAGCACCCCTGAGTCCAAGACCTACCGCGAAGTGATGTATCAGGTCGCAGCAAAGGTTTTACTAAAACTCCCCGACCAGCATCCGCAGATTGAGGGCGGGCGTAGAGATGCCCAGGTTTTTGGCGAATTGGGCAAAGTTGATCAATATCTCACTATAAATAAAAGGTCGCTGAATCGCATCCAGCTGAGCGGCGGCTCCGCCCATCGGGTAACGCCAGGGTCGGTTTATGCAATCTTCAAACCGGGCACGAAAAATAAAGCGGACAGTTCACGATATCTTGGGGATGTCACAGTGTCTTCGGACGTGGAGGCTTTTACCGCATGGGCTGACCCGAGAGATCCTGGCATTGATTTACCTCTCCACGCCTCAGCATTTGAGAGATTCCATCACTATGGCGACATGCAGCTGCCAATCCTTCTGGAACTCAAACAGGATCCCGCTTTTTTTGGTGAAGTCAAACGCGCGCTCGAAGAGTACAGAAAACAGGAAGATCTCGTGAAAATCGTCAGTGGGAATGAAGACTATGCAGTCAAATTAACCCTAAGTCCTGACCGTAAGATACTTTTGCTTAAAGGCCAGGATCAACGTGATATCAAAGCATTTGCGCGAGACACCTTAGACCTTGCAATGCATTTGCTGCCGCAGTTGACAAAAATCGCGCGCTGGCGGAATCTCTTTGATCTGGAAAACCGAGCTGATCTGAAAGTCTCCTTATCGCTCCATCGCTGGGCGAGCTACGATTCACAGCAAAAACGACCTGTCGGGCCTATGCCCATTGAAGAGACCGCCGGTGGTACCATGGTTTTTCACGATCAGGATATTTTTACCGTGACCTTTAAAAATAATGGCGATCGGGAAGTCTATTGCTATTTATTGGATCTGGGCTCAAGCGGCAAGATCACCTATCTTTTCCCGGGCAGGGGCGCGAAGGACAGACCTCTGGCGCCGGGAGATTCTGTTTCAAGCTACGCCATGCAAATCAGCTTGCCTGAAGGCCTAAATGCCATTAAATTAATCGCGACTAACAATCCAGCGGATTTTTCTGTGCTGGAACAGGAAGGGTATCGGGCCGTCGGTAGAGGTCAGGCGGCCCCGTCAGGCATAGAAAGTCCTTTGGGTAGGCTTCTCAATCTCGCCTATGGTGGAACGCGTGACACTTCGGTGATCGACGCCTCTCCCATCGATGAGTGGACAACAGCCATGGCGGCATTTGTGATCAAGCCAAAAGCGTCCAATTAA
- a CDS encoding tetratricopeptide repeat protein: MPVSILTGKKYPEAKPQFERSIEIKRQASGDNIMDVAYDYYFLGLINFYDRQNEKAETYLKKSLYIQEKILGADNQDLINILRTLATFYSMQSDITSECNTLEKLIAIREKSPGNNQGVLADDLSRLAVLYYKQRNYMKAAPLFSRTLYMKEQKLGTENPELCHYYKNLAFCYQGLGKFDDAESLLNRSL, from the coding sequence TTGCCTGTCTCTATTTTAACCGGAAAAAAATATCCCGAAGCCAAACCCCAATTTGAAAGAAGTATTGAGATTAAAAGACAAGCATCGGGTGATAACATCATGGATGTTGCATATGACTATTATTTTTTAGGTCTGATCAATTTTTATGACAGGCAAAATGAAAAAGCTGAAACCTATTTGAAAAAGAGCCTTTATATTCAGGAAAAAATCCTTGGCGCTGATAATCAGGACTTAATCAACATCCTTCGCACGCTGGCAACTTTTTATTCCATGCAATCAGATATCACTTCAGAATGCAATACCTTGGAAAAGTTGATCGCCATCAGAGAGAAGTCTCCGGGTAATAACCAAGGTGTTCTCGCAGACGACCTCAGCAGATTAGCGGTGCTCTATTATAAACAAAGAAATTACATGAAAGCTGCTCCACTCTTTTCCAGGACTCTGTACATGAAGGAGCAGAAATTGGGGACCGAAAACCCTGAATTATGCCACTACTATAAGAATCTTGCTTTCTGTTACCAGGGGCTGGGTAAATTCGATGACGCTGAATCGCTTCTCAACCGATCCCTTTAA
- a CDS encoding caspase family protein: MTVIKSVLVGLLMISPIITGSHCKPKQVDESIPQKPPAATSPLKLALLVGINTYHPNARISPLAGCINDVKAMKTLLKGRFEFPEENIVTLINEQATHAGIVKAFQEHLINKANGNTIIVFHYSGHGSQMKDTSGDEADKLDETLVPYDSRQGDIFDISDDEINDLLQQLCAKTPYITFIFDACHSGTATRAAGRIREIPADMRIPPETASRARARAAEIGKADLRREDLPYTLLAGCLSKQSSYEYLDENNTEHGALTYFLTQELSKGESTQNGVTWRDIFPGVKGAVMSACPGQEPQLEGKKSEDLVFGDRSSLAQCFIEVSPQGKKMVIFAAGQVQGMTKGSLFDIYVPGTKKFEPPETPIARARVGDVTPFAAAGELVQGANIPPYSRAVEREHNYADRKLVVALSGLSASSTLQAVQAELGKYNHISTRTDPYGYHLLLREARGKIITEGPDTLEVSPPVKTSDPDAVAAIVSQVNHWAKWYNILSITNPSPQMIDFTINVTTAGSSRDPFAHMDTSDAVMFDGEIFECRIKNTSGRGLYLSLLDLTNKGLAQVIFPFTQGANELLAPDSVKTLKMRATVPEGQPHVRDILRAYVTEKPVNLRIIDLPALAGGERGSKSVPADPLEALLEQAAAGTTRDVQMANIAPGEWATADRVFVVKKTN; encoded by the coding sequence ATGACAGTAATAAAGAGCGTTCTGGTCGGTCTGCTGATGATTTCACCCATCATAACAGGCTCACACTGCAAGCCGAAGCAGGTTGATGAGAGTATCCCGCAAAAGCCGCCAGCGGCGACATCTCCTCTCAAACTCGCTCTGCTGGTAGGCATCAATACGTACCATCCCAACGCCAGAATCAGCCCTCTGGCCGGCTGCATCAACGATGTTAAAGCCATGAAAACCCTGTTGAAAGGCAGATTTGAGTTTCCTGAAGAGAATATCGTGACCCTCATCAATGAACAAGCCACACATGCGGGCATAGTCAAGGCTTTTCAGGAGCACTTGATCAACAAAGCCAACGGGAACACCATTATCGTTTTTCATTACAGCGGACACGGATCGCAGATGAAAGATACCTCGGGGGATGAAGCCGACAAATTGGATGAGACCCTCGTGCCCTACGACAGCCGGCAGGGCGACATTTTTGATATTAGCGATGATGAAATTAATGACTTGCTCCAGCAATTATGCGCCAAAACGCCGTATATCACCTTCATCTTCGATGCCTGCCATTCCGGCACTGCGACGCGTGCCGCGGGACGCATCCGCGAGATCCCCGCAGATATGCGAATCCCACCGGAAACGGCGAGCAGGGCCCGGGCACGAGCCGCCGAGATCGGCAAAGCTGATTTGCGCCGGGAGGATCTCCCCTATACGTTGCTTGCCGGCTGTCTATCGAAACAGAGTTCCTATGAGTACCTGGACGAGAACAACACCGAGCATGGTGCTCTGACTTATTTTCTAACGCAGGAATTGTCCAAAGGGGAGTCCACCCAGAATGGTGTGACCTGGCGCGACATCTTCCCGGGCGTCAAAGGCGCTGTGATGAGTGCTTGTCCCGGCCAGGAACCACAGCTCGAAGGCAAGAAGAGTGAAGACCTGGTTTTCGGCGATCGATCCAGCCTGGCGCAGTGTTTCATTGAAGTCTCACCCCAGGGGAAAAAGATGGTCATCTTTGCCGCTGGTCAAGTTCAGGGGATGACAAAGGGCTCTCTATTTGATATTTACGTGCCAGGGACAAAAAAGTTCGAACCGCCGGAAACGCCGATCGCTCGAGCCCGGGTGGGCGACGTCACGCCCTTTGCGGCGGCGGGTGAATTGGTACAGGGCGCGAATATTCCTCCATACTCCCGGGCGGTAGAGCGGGAACATAACTATGCTGATCGCAAACTTGTCGTCGCACTTTCCGGACTGTCTGCATCCAGTACCTTGCAGGCTGTCCAGGCCGAGCTCGGCAAGTACAACCACATTTCAACCCGGACCGATCCCTACGGGTATCATCTCCTGCTGCGGGAAGCGCGCGGGAAGATCATCACCGAGGGGCCCGATACTCTTGAAGTCTCACCCCCGGTCAAGACTTCGGATCCGGATGCCGTCGCTGCCATCGTGAGCCAGGTCAACCATTGGGCCAAATGGTACAATATACTCTCCATTACCAATCCATCTCCTCAGATGATCGATTTCACGATTAATGTGACCACCGCAGGAAGCTCGAGGGACCCTTTTGCGCATATGGATACTTCGGATGCCGTGATGTTTGACGGTGAGATCTTTGAGTGCAGAATAAAAAATACATCTGGCCGCGGGCTCTATCTTTCGCTCCTGGATCTGACCAACAAAGGATTGGCTCAAGTGATCTTCCCGTTCACCCAAGGGGCCAATGAGCTGCTTGCTCCGGATTCTGTCAAGACCTTGAAGATGAGGGCAACCGTGCCGGAGGGGCAGCCCCATGTGAGGGATATTCTAAGAGCCTATGTTACGGAAAAACCTGTCAACCTGCGCATCATCGATCTCCCAGCCCTCGCGGGTGGCGAAAGAGGATCAAAGTCGGTTCCAGCCGATCCCCTTGAAGCCTTGCTGGAACAGGCCGCTGCCGGCACCACGCGTGATGTCCAGATGGCCAATATCGCCCCCGGCGAGTGGGCCACAGCGGACCGTGTGTTTGTTGTCAAAAAAACCAACTAG
- a CDS encoding tetratricopeptide repeat protein, translating to MKNYDLAVTDLRKVNRLVPDYGDAFLSLGWYSFVQGKFSDARKPTEKACQILPESMAANLNLGHIHLFHNEPAKAREYYEKALTLITSDEKLKTGPASDFILFNKNGWCMAECNEQLLWMRKEFKADLPMYTMANSCNSRAEAYFEQGQYAEAAEQFALAVATEEKCSRKQLLIYVEQLYGAGKAYEKDDDFEKAEQFLKKIVSTNMQIYPALHPVIASNFETLACLYFNRKKISRSQTPI from the coding sequence TTGAAAAACTATGATCTAGCGGTCACTGATTTACGTAAAGTAAACCGTCTGGTGCCGGATTATGGCGATGCATTTCTAAGTTTGGGTTGGTACTCATTTGTGCAAGGAAAGTTCTCTGACGCCAGAAAGCCGACAGAGAAAGCTTGTCAGATACTACCAGAAAGCATGGCAGCCAACTTGAATTTGGGTCATATTCACTTGTTCCATAATGAACCGGCGAAGGCAAGAGAGTATTATGAAAAAGCTTTGACATTGATAACCTCGGACGAGAAATTAAAAACAGGCCCCGCGAGCGATTTTATTCTATTTAATAAAAACGGTTGGTGCATGGCGGAATGCAACGAACAGCTTTTATGGATGAGAAAAGAGTTCAAAGCCGATCTACCGATGTACACCATGGCAAATTCCTGTAATTCTCGTGCTGAAGCATATTTTGAGCAGGGGCAGTATGCTGAAGCAGCTGAACAATTTGCACTCGCTGTAGCGACGGAGGAGAAATGCTCAAGAAAGCAGTTGCTTATTTACGTTGAACAGCTCTATGGGGCGGGGAAAGCGTATGAAAAGGATGATGATTTTGAAAAGGCCGAACAATTCTTAAAAAAAATTGTCTCTACCAACATGCAGATCTACCCTGCTTTACATCCAGTGATCGCTTCAAATTTTGAGACCCTTGCCTGTCTCTATTTTAACCGGAAAAAAATATCCCGAAGCCAAACCCCAATTTGA
- a CDS encoding CHAT domain-containing protein, producing the protein MKGPAKQQFVWPREIILLIGIILLLPSRLLFSQQLMESEKQALKERAKSLFDQGVACYNQATHQDKLKALDCWNQSAALYHRIGRSDNEGLVLYNISIVYQDFKDQKNETLHLKKCLAAFSSNPYPEQEVEAYRRVGEIHRQTSQSDSALFYLKQAAEKYHQLGNRKSEASTLDSIGRIYHAIGRLEIAVDYLNQACTLFIQTGDQLGLTASKLELQGVWLGIGNKLIREGKTEEGRAIIEKYLKASDEGFDDLAKILQSDENITTRENLFGKECSQQDLTRFTTAMQLKDPNLSALIAVRLLAKKAGSRQEEAMALCYTGDYYVEKSRPAEALAYYDSALTMQRHIEDVRGMRTTLTGIARTWHRCCHPMDLNKALRYYQSAAEASSRIVTRAGEDPDRVSMAEQDIKLYGEWVLACLALAKESGEQKAILSALAASEQGRTQAMLSLMQRTSSVIKAQTSLYQLGSSLVEDREPNTTILNYMLTADTLLVWIIPPRGGVELYRKGLASESLARLAQRESATIREGALAQNARQSLGELVAAMRFAMGVANTRTVKRIAGGINDRDVIPLEQADATSLAILAQGANSSESKDSEKAYLHNLSAILLPTEVRVALPASGEIIVIAHGALDLVPFAALPLGDSEVTLGQHYALRYAPSLQVLAEAGKRPGSDGRLARKSILQKAYVIGNPAMPQVLGSDGRKVQLTPLQGAQQEGQWLASYAGVPFHTGTAASETELKRQAGGASLLHFATHGYAYAAETRARDSFIALAPDHSNDGLLTVGEVLDQLPALSAELVVLSACQTGLGNIQESEGTIGLQRAFLAKGSRGVLVSLWNVSDPATLLLMKRFYQHLIDDTDNPSKSEALRRAQNDVRKTSGFEAPRYWAAFQLVGAN; encoded by the coding sequence ATGAAAGGTCCTGCAAAACAACAATTTGTTTGGCCGCGAGAGATCATCCTGCTGATCGGTATCATACTCCTCCTCCCCTCCCGCCTGCTCTTCAGCCAGCAGCTCATGGAAAGCGAAAAACAAGCTCTCAAAGAACGCGCCAAATCCCTTTTCGATCAAGGAGTGGCCTGTTATAACCAGGCAACGCATCAGGACAAACTCAAAGCCCTGGACTGCTGGAATCAGAGTGCCGCCCTTTACCACAGAATCGGGCGGTCTGATAATGAAGGCCTGGTGTTATACAATATCAGCATCGTCTACCAGGATTTTAAAGATCAAAAAAATGAAACGCTGCACCTGAAAAAATGCCTGGCAGCTTTCTCCAGCAATCCATACCCCGAACAAGAGGTAGAGGCATATCGCCGCGTTGGTGAAATACATCGGCAGACGAGTCAGTCCGATTCTGCATTGTTTTATCTGAAACAGGCCGCAGAAAAATATCACCAGTTGGGGAACCGTAAAAGTGAAGCCAGCACCCTCGACAGCATTGGCCGCATCTATCACGCAATTGGCCGACTGGAGATAGCTGTTGATTATCTGAACCAGGCTTGTACCCTCTTCATACAAACAGGCGACCAGTTAGGTCTCACGGCATCCAAACTGGAACTCCAGGGTGTCTGGTTGGGGATTGGCAACAAGCTCATCAGAGAAGGGAAAACAGAGGAAGGGCGCGCGATCATCGAAAAATATCTCAAAGCCAGTGATGAGGGATTTGATGATCTCGCGAAAATCCTCCAATCCGATGAAAATATAACGACCAGAGAGAACTTGTTCGGCAAGGAGTGTTCACAACAGGACTTGACCCGATTCACAACGGCGATGCAGTTGAAAGATCCCAATCTATCCGCCCTGATTGCGGTACGCCTCCTGGCAAAAAAGGCTGGAAGTCGGCAGGAAGAAGCCATGGCGCTTTGCTATACCGGGGATTATTATGTGGAAAAATCCAGGCCAGCCGAAGCCTTAGCCTATTACGATTCCGCACTGACTATGCAGAGGCATATCGAAGATGTGCGGGGGATGAGGACAACACTTACCGGAATCGCTCGTACCTGGCACCGCTGCTGCCATCCTATGGATTTGAACAAAGCGCTTCGCTATTATCAGTCGGCAGCAGAGGCGAGTTCGAGGATTGTTACTCGTGCAGGTGAAGATCCGGATCGTGTAAGCATGGCAGAACAGGACATCAAGCTTTATGGCGAATGGGTGCTCGCCTGCCTTGCCCTGGCCAAAGAATCAGGAGAACAAAAAGCGATTCTATCAGCCCTAGCTGCATCCGAGCAAGGACGTACCCAGGCGATGCTCAGCTTGATGCAGCGCACGTCGAGTGTGATCAAAGCTCAAACCTCTCTTTATCAACTGGGATCCTCCCTGGTGGAAGACCGGGAACCCAACACTACTATCCTGAACTATATGCTCACGGCGGACACCCTGCTTGTATGGATTATTCCTCCGCGAGGCGGGGTAGAGCTTTATCGCAAAGGATTGGCGTCTGAATCACTTGCCAGACTGGCTCAGCGAGAGAGCGCAACGATCCGTGAAGGCGCTCTGGCGCAAAATGCCCGCCAGTCCCTTGGCGAGTTGGTAGCTGCTATGCGGTTCGCAATGGGAGTCGCTAATACGAGGACGGTCAAGCGGATTGCCGGCGGCATCAATGATCGCGATGTCATCCCCCTCGAGCAAGCTGATGCCACCAGTTTGGCAATCCTTGCCCAGGGTGCAAATTCCAGCGAATCAAAGGATTCAGAAAAGGCATATCTCCATAACTTATCGGCGATTCTTCTGCCCACCGAGGTCCGCGTTGCCCTCCCGGCTTCCGGTGAAATCATCGTTATTGCACATGGCGCGCTTGACCTGGTACCCTTTGCGGCACTGCCCCTAGGTGACTCCGAAGTAACTCTCGGCCAACACTACGCCCTGCGTTATGCGCCCTCGCTACAGGTACTCGCAGAAGCCGGGAAGCGGCCCGGATCCGATGGCCGACTAGCCAGAAAATCGATTCTGCAAAAGGCGTATGTCATCGGCAATCCCGCGATGCCACAGGTGCTGGGCAGCGATGGCAGGAAAGTCCAGCTAACCCCGTTGCAAGGCGCCCAGCAGGAGGGACAATGGCTGGCCAGCTATGCAGGTGTGCCTTTCCATACCGGGACAGCTGCAAGCGAGACCGAACTGAAAAGGCAGGCAGGTGGAGCCAGTCTACTTCATTTTGCCACCCATGGATATGCCTATGCTGCAGAGACGAGAGCGCGTGATTCATTCATCGCACTGGCGCCCGATCACAGTAACGATGGCCTGCTAACCGTTGGCGAGGTCCTCGACCAGCTTCCGGCCCTATCGGCGGAGCTGGTCGTACTCAGTGCATGCCAGACTGGGCTCGGCAATATTCAGGAATCGGAAGGAACCATCGGCTTGCAGCGGGCATTTCTCGCCAAAGGTAGCCGAGGCGTGCTTGTCAGTCTATGGAATGTCTCAGACCCCGCCACGCTTTTATTGATGAAAAGATTTTATCAGCACTTGATCGACGATACCGATAATCCAAGCAAATCCGAAGCCTTGCGCCGCGCCCAGAATGATGTGCGCAAAACGTCCGGTTTCGAGGCGCCGCGATATTGGGCGGCATTCCAATTGGTAGGGGCGAATTGA